From Pseudomonas hefeiensis, one genomic window encodes:
- a CDS encoding alpha/beta fold hydrolase produces the protein MKKRIRLALATVAITLALPCLAQAAEFPVPAGFKSEFKTIDGVRLHYVKGGSGPLVYLVHGFGQAWYEWHSLMPELAKTHTVVAVDLPGLGESEPPKTSYTGTDVSKYLFALATQLSGNQPFDLVAHDIGIWNTYPMAVTHQSQIRKLVYMEAPIPDKRMYDFPAFSPQGESLVWHFSFFAAGNQLAERLITGHEKLFLSHFIKEHATNKDAFTPELLDLYAKSYAKPHTLNASFEYYRALNHSITENVELSKTSLNMPVLAIGGGGHGGMGQFQVDQMKQYATDVQGQVLPNCGHWLPEECSAELNPLVVKFLNN, from the coding sequence ATGAAAAAGCGCATTAGATTGGCCCTCGCCACAGTCGCAATCACCCTGGCTTTGCCATGCTTGGCTCAAGCGGCAGAGTTTCCTGTTCCAGCGGGATTCAAGAGTGAATTCAAAACCATAGACGGCGTCAGACTCCACTATGTGAAGGGCGGTTCCGGGCCTTTGGTTTACCTGGTCCACGGATTTGGTCAAGCCTGGTATGAGTGGCACAGCTTGATGCCCGAACTCGCGAAGACTCACACCGTAGTTGCGGTGGATTTACCGGGCCTGGGCGAGTCGGAACCGCCCAAGACCAGTTACACCGGCACTGACGTCTCGAAATATCTGTTCGCCCTCGCGACACAGCTAAGCGGCAATCAGCCGTTTGACTTGGTTGCGCATGACATCGGTATCTGGAACACCTATCCCATGGCAGTAACCCACCAAAGCCAGATAAGGAAACTGGTGTACATGGAGGCACCGATTCCCGACAAGCGCATGTACGATTTCCCGGCATTCTCACCACAGGGTGAGTCACTGGTCTGGCATTTCAGCTTCTTTGCCGCTGGCAACCAATTGGCCGAAAGGTTGATCACTGGGCATGAAAAGTTGTTCCTCTCGCACTTCATCAAAGAACACGCTACCAACAAGGATGCCTTTACGCCTGAGCTGCTCGATCTTTACGCCAAGTCATACGCCAAGCCTCATACGCTGAACGCGTCGTTTGAATACTACCGAGCGCTTAACCACTCGATCACTGAAAACGTCGAGCTGTCGAAGACTTCCCTGAACATGCCCGTGCTGGCAATCGGCGGTGGAGGGCACGGCGGAATGGGGCAATTTCAAGTGGATCAGATGAAACAGTACGCGACCGATGTACAAGGCCAAGTCTTGCCCA
- a CDS encoding MFS transporter, with translation MTTDERQSAKLPLGALLALAMTGFICIVTETLPAGLLPGIGSGLGVSASLAGQMVTVYALGSLLAAIPLTIATQSWRRRTVLLVTIVGFLAFNSLTALSSDYWLTLIARFFAGVSAGLAWSLIAGYARRMVAPHLQGRALAVAMVGTPIALSLGVPMGTWLGGFMGWRLAFGLMSGMTLVLIVWVLIKVPDYPGQSSSQRMPLRQVFFTPGVRSVLAVVFTWMLAHNILYTYVAPFVSKAGLNSHVDLVLLTFGVAALAGIWLTGRLVDRHLRTTVLASLATFSAVSIFLGMFSGSVTAIYVGVFIWGLTFGGAATLLQTALADAAGKGADVALSMNVVVWNSAIAGGGLLGGVLLGQWGTSAFPGVLLALLLISLAIAFRARAHGFPQGQRHTTQALHGH, from the coding sequence ATGACTACAGATGAGCGACAGAGCGCAAAACTTCCGCTTGGGGCATTACTTGCACTGGCCATGACGGGTTTCATTTGCATTGTCACCGAGACCTTGCCAGCGGGCTTGCTGCCCGGAATTGGCAGTGGGCTGGGTGTCTCTGCGTCTCTGGCCGGACAGATGGTGACTGTCTATGCATTGGGGTCATTGCTGGCAGCAATCCCGCTGACCATTGCCACGCAAAGCTGGCGTCGTAGAACGGTACTGCTGGTGACCATTGTCGGTTTCCTGGCATTCAACTCCCTCACGGCGCTGTCTTCCGATTACTGGCTGACGCTGATTGCACGGTTTTTCGCCGGGGTTTCAGCGGGGCTGGCCTGGAGCCTTATCGCGGGTTACGCACGGCGCATGGTCGCCCCTCATTTGCAGGGGCGCGCATTGGCGGTGGCGATGGTGGGTACGCCCATCGCGTTGTCGTTGGGTGTGCCCATGGGAACCTGGCTGGGTGGATTCATGGGCTGGCGCCTGGCCTTTGGATTGATGTCCGGCATGACCCTGGTATTGATCGTTTGGGTGCTGATCAAAGTGCCGGATTATCCAGGCCAATCATCCTCACAGCGCATGCCGTTACGTCAGGTGTTTTTCACCCCAGGCGTCCGCTCGGTATTGGCTGTCGTCTTCACCTGGATGCTGGCCCACAACATTCTTTACACCTATGTCGCGCCCTTCGTTTCCAAGGCTGGGCTGAACAGTCACGTCGATTTGGTATTGCTCACATTTGGTGTCGCGGCACTGGCAGGCATCTGGCTCACGGGTCGGTTGGTTGATCGGCACCTGCGAACAACCGTGCTGGCCAGCCTTGCAACATTCTCAGCGGTTTCGATTTTCCTCGGAATGTTCTCAGGCTCCGTCACGGCCATTTACGTGGGTGTCTTCATTTGGGGACTGACCTTTGGTGGCGCGGCCACCCTGCTGCAAACAGCACTTGCCGACGCAGCAGGTAAGGGCGCTGACGTTGCGCTCTCCATGAACGTCGTGGTCTGGAACAGCGCTATTGCCGGCGGTGGACTGCTGGGTGGCGTGTTACTCGGCCAATGGGGAACGAGTGCATTTCCGGGCGTGTTGCTGGCGTTGCTATTGATCAGCCTGGCCATTGCATTTCGGGCACGGGCGCATGGTTTTCCGCAAGGTCAACGGCACACCACCCAGGCGCTCCACGGTCATTGA
- a CDS encoding OprD family porin: MHRSPKPLAAAIAAAALGAGLPGVVMADFLADSKASLELRNFYFNADYRQEDANQSKREEWAQGFLFNYQSGFTEGPVGFGIDAIGLLGVKLDSGPDRQNSGLLPVGDDKAPDEYSQLGVTAKARYSKTTLFAGTLVPKLPTVLPNDSRLLPQTFRGGMLTSREIKGLTLNAGRLTQNSLRNSAANEDMLVAGKGIRGGQASDQFDFASASYRWTPKLTTGYHYAHLDQNYKQHIFNLAHVLALGEDQAFKSDLRFARSTEAGNTNVDNDAFGAKFTYELGGHAFGAAYQKMSGETGFPHINGTNSYLVNYVMISPDFASPGEKSWQLRYDYDFAALGLPGLSFMTRYVRGDDFDGPGGRDGREWERNTDIGYVFQQGALKNFGVKLRNGTYRSTGNDIDQTRFILSYTLSLL, from the coding sequence ATGCACAGGTCACCGAAGCCGCTCGCCGCGGCAATTGCGGCCGCTGCGCTGGGCGCGGGTTTGCCGGGTGTGGTCATGGCCGACTTTCTTGCGGACAGCAAGGCATCGCTGGAGCTGCGCAATTTCTACTTCAACGCCGATTACCGACAGGAAGACGCTAACCAGTCGAAACGCGAAGAATGGGCGCAGGGCTTTCTATTCAATTACCAGTCCGGATTTACCGAAGGGCCGGTGGGGTTTGGTATCGATGCGATTGGCCTGCTGGGGGTAAAGCTCGACTCGGGGCCGGACCGACAGAACTCCGGTCTGTTGCCGGTCGGCGATGACAAGGCCCCGGATGAGTACAGCCAGTTGGGCGTCACAGCCAAGGCGCGTTATTCGAAAACCACGCTGTTCGCCGGGACTTTGGTGCCGAAGCTTCCGACCGTGCTGCCCAACGATTCACGCCTGCTGCCGCAAACCTTTCGCGGCGGGATGCTGACGTCGCGGGAAATCAAAGGGCTGACGCTGAACGCCGGTCGCCTGACCCAGAACAGCCTGCGCAACTCCGCCGCCAATGAGGACATGCTGGTGGCCGGCAAAGGCATCAGAGGCGGTCAGGCCAGCGACCAGTTCGATTTTGCCAGCGCCAGCTATCGTTGGACGCCCAAACTGACCACGGGCTATCACTACGCCCATCTGGATCAGAACTACAAGCAGCACATCTTCAACCTGGCGCACGTGCTGGCGCTGGGCGAGGACCAGGCGTTCAAGAGCGATCTGCGCTTCGCCCGTTCCACCGAGGCTGGGAACACCAACGTCGACAACGATGCCTTTGGCGCCAAGTTCACCTATGAGCTGGGCGGTCACGCGTTCGGTGCGGCGTACCAGAAGATGAGTGGCGAGACGGGTTTTCCGCATATCAATGGCACCAATTCGTATCTGGTGAACTACGTGATGATCTCGCCGGACTTCGCCAGCCCCGGCGAGAAGTCCTGGCAGTTGCGCTACGACTACGACTTCGCGGCCTTGGGCCTGCCTGGGTTGAGCTTCATGACCCGCTATGTACGGGGCGACGACTTCGACGGCCCTGGCGGACGCGACGGCCGTGAGTGGGAACGCAATACCGACATCGGCTACGTGTTCCAGCAAGGCGCTCTGAAGAACTTCGGCGTGAAGCTGCGCAACGGCACCTACCGAAGCACGGGCAATGACATCGATCAGACCCGCTTCATCCTCAGCTACACCTTGTCGCTGCTCTAA
- a CDS encoding TetR/AcrR family transcriptional regulator: MAQMGRPRTFDRGVAITQAMHLFWEHGYDATSLSQLKANIGGGITAPSFYAAFGSKQALFNEVMERYLNTHGRVTDSLFDTTLPPRESIELTLRRSAKMQCEPDHPTGCLVALGLLSACTDESKAISQPLADARSLNRAGMVACVERAIASGELPTTVVPETLATVFDSFLLGISVLARDGVPLKQIDDAVTQIMTLWDAWCIGRPTIGSGKTAENSDPPLPANASTSSQ, from the coding sequence ATGGCACAGATGGGACGCCCACGCACCTTTGACCGTGGCGTGGCGATTACTCAGGCGATGCATTTGTTCTGGGAGCACGGCTACGACGCAACATCACTCAGCCAGCTCAAGGCAAATATTGGCGGCGGCATCACCGCACCCAGCTTCTACGCTGCATTCGGCTCAAAGCAGGCGCTGTTCAATGAGGTGATGGAGCGTTATCTGAACACCCATGGCCGGGTGACCGATAGTCTGTTTGACACCACACTCCCCCCGAGAGAGTCGATCGAACTCACGCTGCGGCGCTCCGCAAAAATGCAGTGCGAGCCCGACCACCCGACAGGATGCCTGGTGGCGCTGGGTCTGCTGAGTGCCTGCACGGATGAAAGCAAAGCCATCTCGCAGCCGCTGGCTGACGCCAGATCCTTGAACCGTGCAGGGATGGTGGCGTGTGTCGAACGCGCTATCGCATCCGGGGAGCTACCAACCACGGTCGTGCCCGAGACATTGGCCACGGTGTTTGACAGCTTTCTGTTGGGGATTTCGGTACTGGCCCGAGACGGCGTGCCCCTCAAACAGATAGATGACGCGGTGACGCAAATCATGACGCTATGGGATGCGTGGTGTATCGGTCGTCCGACTATTGGTTCAGGCAAAACGGCAGAAAACAGCGACCCCCCGCTCCCAGCAAACGCATCGACATCGAGCCAATGA
- a CDS encoding cation:dicarboxylate symporter family transporter: protein MILAKLYRNDTLLILIAIALGISLGVVQPELATRMKPLSDVFLGVIGHAVPLVMFVLVVSSAVAGFGERGQKTRCASRVLAYFLLMTVLSLITGAALAILLAPGGGESLPASVARPISDLPSAVMTSLAQIMAHTVILPVLLAALVFGLGIGYAGDAGEPLRRRLDALVGWLLWALRKVLRFAPLAAFGAMAFTVGRYGPASAWSLLKFVGTVYFACLLFVTLVLGLTARCTGFGLWRLIAYIKAELCLVAFTGASVAAVPGLIEKLERAGCDRRVVRLVLSTGYTFNLTGSNIYLTCALVFLAQAAGVVLDGPLLVMLLLVTLVTSMGSTSAAGSAFLTLAATVAGLNLVPLENLGLLLGVERLMKCRSLTNVIGNSLACVVISAWSGALDRLALREALMPRRKTALPDAVAGKR, encoded by the coding sequence ATGATTTTAGCCAAGCTATACCGCAACGATACCCTGCTGATCCTGATCGCGATTGCCTTGGGCATATCGCTCGGTGTCGTGCAGCCAGAATTGGCGACGCGGATGAAACCGCTGAGCGATGTTTTTCTCGGTGTGATCGGCCATGCGGTACCGCTGGTGATGTTCGTGCTGGTGGTGTCTTCTGCGGTAGCGGGTTTCGGCGAACGCGGGCAAAAGACGCGATGCGCCAGCCGCGTGCTGGCGTACTTCCTGCTGATGACTGTGCTGTCGCTGATCACCGGGGCGGCACTGGCGATATTGCTGGCGCCTGGCGGCGGTGAGTCGCTCCCGGCTTCCGTCGCGCGGCCGATTAGCGATCTGCCCTCGGCGGTGATGACCAGCCTGGCTCAGATAATGGCTCATACCGTTATTCTTCCCGTGTTGTTGGCGGCATTGGTGTTCGGCCTGGGGATTGGCTATGCCGGCGATGCGGGCGAGCCGCTGCGGCGCAGGCTGGATGCGCTGGTTGGCTGGCTGCTATGGGCGCTGCGCAAGGTGCTCAGATTCGCGCCGCTGGCCGCCTTCGGGGCAATGGCCTTCACAGTGGGACGCTATGGGCCAGCATCCGCCTGGTCGCTGCTCAAGTTCGTGGGCACGGTCTATTTCGCCTGTTTGCTGTTTGTCACCCTGGTGCTGGGCCTGACGGCGCGGTGTACCGGCTTCGGGTTATGGCGTCTTATCGCCTACATCAAGGCGGAGCTTTGTCTGGTGGCCTTTACCGGCGCTTCGGTGGCGGCGGTGCCAGGGTTGATCGAAAAACTTGAACGGGCCGGTTGCGATCGCCGGGTGGTGCGGCTGGTGCTCAGCACCGGCTACACCTTCAACCTCACCGGCTCGAACATCTACCTGACCTGCGCCCTGGTGTTTCTCGCCCAGGCCGCGGGTGTTGTGCTGGATGGACCGCTACTGGTGATGCTGCTGTTGGTGACGCTTGTGACCTCGATGGGTTCGACCAGCGCGGCTGGCTCTGCCTTTCTGACGCTTGCGGCCACGGTCGCGGGCCTGAATCTGGTGCCGCTGGAAAACCTCGGTCTCTTGCTCGGTGTCGAGCGATTGATGAAATGCCGATCACTGACCAACGTGATCGGCAACAGCCTGGCGTGTGTGGTGATCTCGGCCTGGAGTGGTGCGCTGGACCGCCTGGCCCTGCGCGAGGCGCTGATGCCCCGGAGGAAAACGGCGCTTCCCGACGCTGTCGCAGGGAAGCGCTAG
- a CDS encoding argininosuccinate lyase has translation MTLQKTLLSLAVAFALATTHLSAQAADTADLPCRTTAECAAEAAKIGATVDRAAAKPSKHDNQFAWVNRINKASIVMLTEEDIVSRQQGQEIARGVEYVIDQAGKPDGKKPSDVLQIERIMIDKIGPQASLIHSGRSRQDMYATYRLATLRSQLLDYTDAMNDTRAQLLKLAKDNVDTLIPAYTNGVQAQPITYAHYLLAYEAAFERDAQRIRELYERLNLSPMGTAVLANSGWPLNRERLAELLGFDGVRENSLDAGQVSTYDIPIEAAGIASSSAIRVGAMLGDIHTQYHQIRPWLLLEEGATYTSSAMPQKRNPGLIMRARESATDVVGLAQTVTLRAHNVTTGMTDYKFAFDALGLFDNAQQMFVRTRQVLDALVVNPQRALEELEGEWTTSMELADTLEREHKVPFRIGHSFASMVVGHARKEGFVPANFPYAEAQQLFTKAAQKYNWKTRTLPLSESAFRATLSPQNMVKTRVGTGGPQPAEVKRMLKEANDALAGDQHWANGRRDRLAKAETTLGNAFGALLKN, from the coding sequence ATGACTTTGCAAAAGACACTGCTGTCCCTGGCCGTGGCGTTCGCCCTGGCCACCACCCATCTGAGCGCACAGGCGGCAGACACTGCCGACCTGCCCTGCCGCACCACGGCTGAATGCGCGGCCGAGGCGGCGAAGATTGGCGCGACGGTCGATCGTGCCGCTGCCAAGCCCAGCAAACACGACAACCAGTTCGCCTGGGTCAACCGGATCAACAAAGCGTCCATCGTCATGCTGACCGAAGAAGACATCGTCAGCCGTCAGCAGGGGCAAGAGATCGCCCGCGGCGTTGAGTACGTGATTGATCAGGCCGGCAAACCCGACGGCAAGAAGCCCAGCGACGTGCTACAGATCGAGCGCATCATGATCGACAAGATCGGCCCGCAGGCCTCGCTGATCCACTCCGGCCGCAGTCGCCAGGACATGTACGCCACCTACCGCCTCGCGACCTTGCGCAGCCAACTGCTCGATTACACCGATGCGATGAATGACACCCGCGCGCAACTGCTGAAGCTGGCGAAGGATAACGTCGACACACTGATCCCCGCCTACACCAATGGCGTGCAGGCGCAGCCGATCACCTACGCCCATTACCTGCTGGCCTACGAGGCCGCGTTCGAGCGCGACGCCCAGCGTATTCGCGAGCTGTACGAGCGTCTGAATCTCAGCCCTATGGGTACGGCGGTGCTGGCCAATTCCGGCTGGCCGCTCAACCGTGAGCGCCTGGCCGAACTGCTAGGTTTCGATGGTGTGCGCGAAAATTCGCTGGATGCCGGACAGGTCTCGACCTATGACATCCCCATCGAGGCGGCCGGGATCGCCTCGTCTTCAGCGATCCGTGTCGGCGCGATGCTGGGCGACATCCATACGCAATATCATCAGATTCGCCCCTGGCTGCTGCTTGAGGAAGGCGCCACCTACACCAGCAGCGCCATGCCGCAGAAGCGCAACCCGGGCCTGATCATGCGCGCGCGGGAATCGGCCACCGATGTGGTGGGGCTTGCCCAGACCGTCACCCTGCGTGCGCACAACGTGACCACCGGGATGACTGACTACAAGTTCGCCTTCGATGCGCTCGGGCTGTTCGATAATGCGCAGCAGATGTTCGTCCGCACGCGCCAGGTCCTGGATGCGCTGGTGGTCAATCCGCAGCGTGCGCTGGAGGAGCTGGAAGGCGAATGGACCACCTCGATGGAGCTGGCCGACACCCTGGAGCGTGAGCACAAGGTGCCCTTCCGCATCGGTCACAGTTTCGCCTCGATGGTGGTTGGTCATGCGCGCAAGGAAGGTTTTGTGCCGGCCAACTTCCCCTACGCCGAGGCGCAGCAACTGTTCACCAAAGCAGCGCAGAAGTACAACTGGAAGACCCGCACCCTGCCGCTGAGTGAGTCGGCTTTCCGGGCCACTTTGTCGCCGCAGAACATGGTCAAGACCCGCGTCGGCACGGGCGGCCCGCAACCGGCTGAGGTCAAGCGCATGCTCAAGGAAGCGAACGACGCGCTGGCCGGTGATCAGCACTGGGCCAATGGTCGCCGTGACCGGCTGGCGAAGGCCGAGACCACCCTGGGCAATGCCTTTGGCGCCCTACTGAAGAACTGA